From a single Rosa rugosa chromosome 7, drRosRugo1.1, whole genome shotgun sequence genomic region:
- the LOC133722608 gene encoding polygalacturonase-like, producing MSLKKFLISIFFIIIIVNIISSISCDRSTTLQENTLENFVDEASGTGYDSQAYPSYWSMIDDSDDNLEDLIEQSTDDVLTLKSSDQVAVTTVSVNDFGAKGDGETDDTEAFVKAWKVACSSKNAAVLVVPQKIYWLKPIRFSGPCLSQLMVQIVGTLEASDDRSDFHQDGKHWLIFDSVRNLLLDGGGTINGNGKQWWQNSCKINKSKPCKDAPTALAFYECKDLIVKNLKIQDAQQIHVSFQKCMNVLASNLSITAPEKSPNTDGIHVTDTQDILITTSIIATGDDCISIVSGSEKVQAMNITCGPGHGISIGSLGSGKSEAYVSDVALDGAKLIGTTNGVRIKTWQGGSGSANNITFENIEMLDVTNPIIIDQYYCDSKKPCKEQKSAVQVKNVLYKNIKGTSASDVPIKFDCSKNFPCQGIVLQDIKLEHEGGKTAKALCNNINFTSIGVVSPNCSQAKR from the exons ATGTCACTTAAAAAATTTCTTATCTCAatattcttcatcatcatcatcgtcaaTATCATCTCTTCAATTTCATGTGACAGAAGTACTACTTTGCAAGAGAACACACTTGAGAATTTTGTTGATGAAGCATCAGGTACTGGATATGATTCCCAAGCGTATCCTTCATACTGGAGCATGATTGATGACAGCGACGACAACTTGGAGGACTTGATCGAGCAAAGTACTGATGATGTCCTAACTTTGAAGAGCTCCGATCAAGTGGCAGTTACCACAGTCAGTGTTAATGATTTTGGAGCTAAGGGTGATGGAGAAACTGATGACACAGAG GCGTTTGTGAAGGCATGGAAGGTAGCTTGTTCGTCTAAGAATGCAGCTGTTTTGGTGGTGCCTCAGAAGATCTATTGGCTTAAACCAATTAGATTTTCCGGTCCTTGCTTATCTCAATTGATGGTGCAG ATTGTTGGTACCTTAGAAGCGTCGGATGATCGATCTGACTTCCACCAAGATGGTAAACACTGGCTTATTTTTGATAGTGTTCGCAATTTACTGCTTGATGGTGGTGGAACCATCAATGGCAATGGCAAGCAATGGTGGCAGAACTCATGCAAAATCAATAAATCTAAG CCATGCAAGGATGCACCAACG GCACTTGCGTTCTATGAATGTAAGGATTTGATAGTGAAGAATCTCAAGATACAAGATGCTCAGCAAATTCATGTGTCTTTCCAGAAGTGCATGAACGTTCTAGCTTCCAATCTCTCAATAACTGCACCAGAGAAAAGCCCCAACACCGATGGAATTCATGTTACAGATACTCAAGACATACTCATCACAACCTCTATTATAGCCACTG GTGATGATTGTATTTCAATTGTAAGTGGATCCGAAAAGGTGCAAGCAATGAACATAACCTGCGGACCAGGACATGGAATCAG TATCGGAAGCTTGGGATCTGGAAAATCAGAAGCTTATGTTTCTGATGTTGCTCTCGATGGAGCTAAACTAATTGGAACCACAAATGGAGTCAGGATCAAGACTTGGCAG GGAGGATCTGGTAGTGCAAACAACATCACATTTGAGAACATTGAAATGCTTGATGTTACCAACCCCATCATAATAGATCAATACTACTGTGACAGCAAGAAACCATGTAAAGAACAG AAATCGGCAGTTCAAGTGAAAAATGTATTGTACAAGAACATCAAAGGAACAAGTGCCTCAGACGTTCCTATTAAGTTTGATTGCAGCAAGAACTTTCCTTGTCAGGGTATTGTGTTGCAAGACATTAAACTTGAGCATGAAGGAGGGAAAACAGCTAAAGCATTATGCAACAATATTAATTTCACTAGCATAGGAGTTGTTTCCCCAAACTGTTCTCAAGCGAAACGATGA
- the LOC133723086 gene encoding uncharacterized protein LOC133723086 — translation MEVDYQMCYRAKLKAKKMAQGSHEDQYHLLESYAHELKKRNPGTSVWIQTELDGEVTRFKRIYICIEALKKGWREGCRPYIGLDGCHLKSVHKGQLLSAIGIDGNNGIYPIAWAVVEAESRETWTWFLEFLKVDLEIHHSAHYTFMSDKQKGLEQAIKELFPDAAHMHCVRHFHNNFKTDGFHGLELKQKLWAIARSCTINTFQEAMEDMKKSTVQGWQWCLDRPAVHWSKSYFDPKFKCDILLNNHSESFNKSILQARKKSILACLEDIRIGTMVRMANRRQSGHKWRCQVGPRVEKILKKNAELAQEYRALQSSPLRFEIQGKGIACTSGVVSAHSVALDLKQCSCKRWDISGLPCAHAGAAILSLGRSPDEFVDDYFTKDTYLKAYSPIMFPIAGVTEWDKLHRPIAHPLYKRQPGRPKQSRNKEAGEVAPPPGTQKLPKVYYSQVTCGICKKKGHNRRTCKQMNQAGNVEEAAIVQEEAENVQEEAANVQEEAANVQEEAANVQQLTEVEQESQPACEATQQSQTCTAPTTSSIPQFIQRRGMAINPLQVLIFGRVLNIRISTSPWSLVSAVTTTEPARYQSEIEANGDGHVFGFFMLIQAMSTDETTSDGAIQFLHE, via the exons ATGGAGGTGGACTACCAAATGTGCTATAGAGCAAAGTTGAAAGCAAAGAAGATGGCACAAGGGAGTCATGAGGATCAGTACCACCTATTGGAGAGCTATGCACATGAGCTCAAGAAGAGAAATCCTGGCACCTCAGTGTGGATACAAACAGAGTTGGATGGAGAAGTCACCAGATTcaagagaatatatatatgcatagaGGCATTAAAGAAGGGCTGGAGGGAAGGTTGTAGGCCTTATATAGGCTTGGATGGCTGCCATTTGAAGTCTGTGCACAAGGGACAGCTGCTATCTGCTATAGGGATAGATGGAAATAATGGCATTTATCCAATTGCTTGGGCGGTTGTGGAGGCTGAAAGCAGAGAAACTTGGACTTGGTTCTTGGAGTTTCTGAAGGTTGACCTAGAGATCCATCACTCAGCCCATTACACCTTCATGAGTGACAAACAGAAGGGCCTTGAGCAAGCCATTAAGGAATTGTTTCCAGATGCAGCTCACATGCATTGTGTGAGACACTTCCACAACAACTTCAAGACTGATGGTTTCCATG GTTTGGAACTGAAGCAGAAGCTATGGGCCATTGCAAGGAGCTGTACAATAAACACATTTCAAGAAGCAATGGAGGACATGAAAAAGAGCACAGTCCAAGGATGGCAGTGGTGCTTGGATAGACCTGCTGTGCATTGGTCCAAGTCATATTTTGatccaaagttcaagtgtgACATATTGTTGAATAATCATAGTGAAAGCTTCAATAAGAGTATACTGCAAGCTAGGAAGAAGTCCATTCTTGCATGTTTAGAAGACATAAGAATTGGAACCATGGTGCGGATGGCCAATAGAAGGCAATCTGGCCATAAGTGGAGGTGTCAGGTTGGGCCAAGAGTGGAGAAGATTTTGAAGAAGAATGCTGAGTTGGCTCAAGAGTACAGAGCTCTTCAGTCAAGTCCTTTGAGGTTTGAAATTCAAGGAAAGGGTATAGCTTGTACAAGTGGTGTGGTTTCTGCTCATTCAGTGGCTTTGGACTTGAAGCAATGCAGTTGCAAGAGATGGGATATATCTGGATTGCCTTGTGCCCATGCAGGTGCTGCAATATTATCATTGGGAAGGTCACCTGATGAGTTTGTGGATGACTACTTTACCAAAGACACCTATCTCAAAGCATATAGTCCAATAATGTTCCCTATAGCTGGAGTCACTGAGTGGGATAAATTGCATAGGCCAATTGCACATCCTCTATACAAGAGGCAACCTGGGAGGCCTAAACAGTCTAGGAATAAAGAAGCAG GTGAAGTAGCCCCACCTCCTGGCACACAAAAGCTTCCCAAAGTGTATTACTCTCAAGTCACTTGTGGCATTTGTAAGAAAAAAGGCCACAATAGGAGGACCTGCAAACAGATGAATCAG GCTGGCAATGTGGAAGAGGCTGCCATTGTGCAAGAAGAGGCTGAGAATGTGCAAGAGGAGGCCGCAAATGTGCAAGAGGAGGCTGCAAATGTGCAAGAGGAAGCTGCAAATGTGCAGCAGCTCACTGAAGTTGAACAAGAGTCACAACCTGCTTGTGAGGCCACTCAGCAATCACAAACTTGTACTGCTCCAACAACCTCATCCATTCCCCAATTCATACAGAGAAG GGGAATGGCCATTAATCCATTACAAGTACTCATTTTCGGTCGGGTTTTAAACATCAG GATCTCAACTTCGCCGTGGTCTCTGGTCTCTGCGGTGACGACCACTGAGCCAGCACGCTACCAATCGGAGATTGAGGCCAACGGCGACGGCCACGTGTTCGGGTTTTTCATGCTGATTCAGGCCATGTCCACCGACGAGACTACTTCTGACGGAGCGATTCAATTTCTCCATGAATga